In the genome of Leptospira inadai serovar Lyme str. 10, one region contains:
- a CDS encoding homoserine dehydrogenase, whose protein sequence is METIHIGMIGAGTVGSGVLKILREETRKIEKDFGLSIVLHSVCTRTPGKVLPILKEFPNTILTDDILKVAGNPEIDIILELIGGTTTSEEIVVRSLQAKQTVITANKALLSEKGDSLFKIAEENHSEIGYEAAVGGAIPVVRAIRTCLAGDRFLGLYGILNGTTNFILSKMEKENLNYAEALRLAQEKGFAEADPSFDVEGIDTAHKISILGSLAFGEKIPLQSITTEGITKITRLDIQFASDLGYRIKLLGLVRKLDGKIEARVQPVMIPVQHAFASVMNETNAVYYKTAYAGSGLLVGKGAGALPTASAVIADLIYYAFRRKKNLTLERNRFHRASISEANQTEARYYLRFNSVDQPGVLAEIAKVLGTNGVSISSVRQNESDQEPVEVVVVTHPCIEASILASLGRIDSLDVILEPSIAIRLEDKL, encoded by the coding sequence ATGGAAACGATTCATATCGGCATGATCGGTGCCGGAACTGTAGGTTCGGGTGTTTTAAAGATTCTTCGGGAAGAAACCCGTAAAATCGAAAAGGATTTCGGATTATCAATCGTACTTCATTCGGTATGTACGCGAACGCCGGGTAAGGTCCTTCCGATTCTTAAGGAATTTCCGAATACGATTCTCACCGACGATATCTTAAAGGTCGCCGGAAATCCCGAAATCGATATTATTCTCGAATTAATCGGAGGGACGACCACATCGGAAGAGATCGTCGTTCGATCCTTGCAGGCCAAGCAAACAGTCATTACCGCAAACAAGGCTTTGCTTTCCGAAAAAGGAGATTCATTATTTAAAATTGCGGAAGAAAATCATTCCGAAATCGGTTACGAGGCCGCGGTTGGTGGCGCAATACCTGTAGTAAGAGCGATTCGTACTTGTTTGGCCGGGGATCGATTTCTCGGATTATACGGAATCTTAAACGGCACGACTAATTTTATTCTTTCCAAGATGGAAAAGGAGAATTTGAACTACGCGGAGGCATTACGTTTGGCTCAAGAGAAAGGATTTGCGGAAGCGGATCCCTCTTTCGATGTGGAGGGAATCGATACTGCTCATAAAATCAGTATCCTAGGTTCTCTCGCGTTCGGGGAGAAAATTCCTTTACAGAGCATAACGACGGAGGGGATAACAAAGATTACGCGATTGGATATTCAATTCGCTTCCGATTTAGGTTATAGAATTAAATTATTGGGTTTGGTTCGTAAGTTGGACGGTAAAATCGAAGCTCGCGTTCAGCCGGTAATGATCCCGGTTCAACATGCCTTTGCAAGCGTGATGAACGAAACAAATGCAGTATATTATAAAACTGCGTATGCTGGATCGGGCCTTTTAGTGGGAAAAGGGGCGGGCGCTCTTCCTACCGCTTCCGCGGTGATTGCGGATTTAATTTATTACGCGTTTCGTCGTAAAAAAAACCTCACGTTGGAGCGAAATCGGTTTCATAGGGCCAGCATTTCCGAAGCAAACCAGACGGAAGCCAGATATTATTTACGATTTAATTCAGTTGATCAACCGGGCGTTTTGGCTGAAATTGCTAAAGTTCTGGGAACAAACGGGGTTTCGATATCTTCCGTGCGTCAAAACGAATCCGATCAGGAGCCTGTCGAAGTTGTGGTTGTCACGCATCCTTGCATTGAGGCTTCGATTTTGGCCTCTCTCGGAAGAATCGATTCGCTGGATG
- a CDS encoding LIC_10572 family protein, whose amino-acid sequence MANRRKPPRKSSHQKKQDSPHKPGGNRGHQTGNQTKRRPDPGKPSNRQQQTVANKISQTMKELPSAKETRSSSFLVKLTGFVAISLILFFGYFILMEYLDKTPVYGKHGWDDVAGQPATWEEAVEYCSGRRKRLPDKEELRIFSKRAEKKLKSLGYFWSTTPEGDKGNFQIVNLNSGESNSSPTTAKFAAICVK is encoded by the coding sequence ATGGCGAATCGTCGCAAGCCTCCACGTAAATCCTCTCACCAAAAAAAACAGGATTCTCCCCATAAACCAGGCGGAAATAGGGGGCACCAAACCGGCAATCAAACGAAACGCAGACCGGATCCAGGAAAACCCAGTAATCGTCAGCAGCAAACAGTCGCAAATAAAATCAGCCAAACAATGAAAGAGTTACCCTCGGCAAAGGAAACTCGCTCCTCGTCTTTCTTAGTAAAGCTGACAGGATTTGTAGCCATTTCGCTTATTCTTTTCTTCGGGTATTTCATCTTAATGGAGTATCTGGATAAAACTCCGGTATACGGTAAACACGGTTGGGATGACGTCGCGGGACAACCGGCCACTTGGGAAGAAGCCGTGGAGTACTGCTCCGGAAGAAGAAAACGGCTCCCGGATAAAGAAGAATTAAGGATATTCTCCAAGCGAGCGGAAAAGAAACTGAAATCCCTCGGATACTTTTGGTCCACCACTCCGGAAGGAGACAAAGGGAATTTCCAAATCGTGAATCTAAATTCTGGCGAATCGAATTCAAGCCCGACCACCGCAAAATTCGCAGCAATTTGCGTGAAATAA